In one window of Oncorhynchus gorbuscha isolate QuinsamMale2020 ecotype Even-year linkage group LG23, OgorEven_v1.0, whole genome shotgun sequence DNA:
- the LOC124011232 gene encoding mid1-interacting protein 1-like: MMEISSDPASNKNSLINVMHRFIAATNNMDETIMVPSLLRDVPLEEQESQQVEVVENNNELSYPNKQRDMYEHYLLLKSIKNDMEWGLLKREMSGGASFLEMAVKQEEQQSITRGLPVDESSDLEGQFHYHLRGLFGVLSKLTVQADHLTNRYKREIGGANFMR; the protein is encoded by the coding sequence ATGATGGAAATTAGCAGTGACCCAGCCAGCAACAAGAACTCCCTCATCAATGTGATGCACCGCTTCATTGCCGCAACCAACAACATGGATGAAACTATCATGGTGCCCAGCCTGTTGAGGGATGTGCCCCTGGAGGAACAGGAGAGCCAGCAGGTTGAGGTGGTGGAGAACAACAATGAGCTGTCCTACCCTAACAAGCAGAGGGACATGTATGAGCACTACCTCCTCCTCAAGTCCATAAAGAATGACATGGAGTGGGGCCTGCTGAAGAGGGAGATGAGCGGCGGGGCCAGCTTCCTGGAAATGGCAGTCAAGCAAGAGGAGCAGCAGTCGATAACCAGGGGGCTCCCTGTCGACGAGAGCTCAGATCTGGAGGGCCAGTTCCACTACCACCTCAGGGGACTGTTTGGCGTCCTGTCAAAACTCACAGTGCAAGCAGACCACCTCACCAACCGCTACAAGAGGGAAATTGGAGGTGCTAACTTCATGAGATAG